TGGTCGTTTTTAAGCCGGAACTGGCATTTTACTTTTTCCGGCGGCACGCGGTATACATCGGCACTTCCAACCATGGGGATTACCGAGCCGGTTATTATTAGAATTTTTGAAAATCTACGGACTGCGGATATAATCATTCTTTCTTCACCGCTTACCGACGGTAAGGCGTTTAACGGTTCTGCAATTTTTACAGCCCCCGCATTCATGCCATACGAAGAGAGTTTTTCTCTCAGCAGATATTCATTCGATGAAATGGCACCCCGCCGCGTGCTTTTAGAACTGATTGTAAAGCCTGAGAGCTATCGGACGGCGGATTTATTAGCGGCGAGAGCCGAAGCAGAAGCGGCGGCGTTACGAATGGCGGCCATGCCTAAATCCGCGCCGGTGCCGAAAACCGGCATCTGGATGGAGTTTGATTTTGGCGCAAGTGCAATTAATGTGCATGCGTCCACCGGTTATGAAAAACAGATCGAAATTTATTCACGTTTCAGCCTGACGAACGGCGATTGGGCGTATTCAGCGAACCGCGTCGCCAATCTCACCTCGAACAATCCGGCGGCAGTGGTTGTTGATCTGTCCGGCACACAGGGGTTTTTCCTTGCCGGTGATGCAGAGATGGACAGCGATGG
This genomic stretch from Dehalococcoidales bacterium harbors:
- a CDS encoding thrombospondin type 3 repeat-containing protein, which encodes MKAWIIAGIVLTVSSLFADESAKKQLPDETDSYLVTSWGQLYDEYISFRNQHGKIVPPSVSYEDAITGFFKNDWSFLSRNWHFTFSGGTRYTSALPTMGITEPVIIRIFENLRTADIIILSSPLTDGKAFNGSAIFTAPAFMPYEESFSLSRYSFDEMAPRRVLLELIVKPESYRTADLLAARAEAEAAALRMAAMPKSAPVPKTGIWMEFDFGASAINVHASTGYEKQIEIYSRFSLTNGDWAYSANRVANLTSNNPAAVVVDLSGTQGFFLAGDAEMDSDGDGIPDAREIYIHGTNRYLADSDGDGISDYDEIYLYRTDPLNNDVTMPAIVLMPSKNTIIFP